In Fusarium verticillioides 7600 chromosome 4, whole genome shotgun sequence, the following proteins share a genomic window:
- a CDS encoding protein farnesyltransferase/geranylgeranyltransferase type I alpha subunit, whose translation MPPKTKASSKAPNPEPRAAPESPPDTVAQRSRQRFFQTNPIENRRQQVGLSALTPAEKKTYAHVNLIQPAIDRSILVNHKTEREFWKFVTKEGLPIRRLPRDYVWGKDRSGRDIGTYSPDELEQRTLKHAKLTSLQIQHRQFLKKREKQLEVTTEEITAEKTRRKAMAALKRDLYGEITGSLAQDPEWDDVIPIPQNEPEGALAQIAYPDDYAEAVSYLRAVMATEELSPRSLRLTEHVISMNPAHYTVWLYRFKIISECKLSIPDEITWLNEVALSNLKNYQIWNHRQLLMDYYYPLIEEDTATVRQLARSETQFITKMLESDAKNYHVWSYRQYLVSKLSMWTMSELLSTQNHIEEDVRNNSAWSHRFYLVFSDPTASTPGSGPTEPDPRIPAETIDREINYSKEKIDLAPQNQSPWNYVFAVLTKGSRPLSFLKEFAEKFVTALGEEAEEVRSSHALDFLAKLYDEEGDKEKAELCLRRLGEKWDPVREGYWKYRVTLLKSGQSAKE comes from the exons atgCCACCCAAAACAAAAGCCAGCTCCAAGGCCCCGAATCCCGAGCCCAGAG CTGCTCCAGAATCCCCCCCAGACACCGTCGCCCAGCGTTCGCGGCAGCGCTTCTTCCAGACGAATCCTATCGAGAACCGTCGTCAGCAAGTCGGGTTATCAGCACTCACTCccgctgagaagaagacctaCGCACatgtcaacctcatccagCCTGCTATAGATCGCAGTATACTCGTTAACCACAAGACAGAGCGCGAGTTCTGGAAGTTTGTTACAAAAGAGGGTCTACCTATTCGCAGACTTCCCCGCGACTACGTCTGGGGAAAGGACCGTTCCGGACGAGATATTGGGACATATTCACCcgacgagcttgagcagcGCACGCTAAAGCACGCAAAGCTCACATCGCTGCAAATACAGCATCGCCAGtttctcaagaagcgagagaaGCAACTCGAAGTAACCACTGAGGAAATCACCGCGGAAAAGACGAGAAGAAAAGCTATGGCTGCACTCAAGAGGGACTTGTACGGGGAGATCACGGGAAGTCTGGCCCAGGATCCTGAATGGGACGATGTCATCCCCATCCCGCAGAACGAGCCCGAAGGCGCCCTCGCGCAGATTGCCTATCCGGACGACTATGCCGAGG CCGTATCCTACCTTCGCGCCGTCATGGCCACGGAAGAATTATCTCCCCGAAGTCTGCGTTTGACAGAGCACGTCATTTCCATGAACCCAGCACACTACACTGTCTGGTTGTACCGCTTCAAGATTATCTCGGAATGCAAGCTTAGTATTCCCGATGAGATCACATGGTTGAACGAGGTTGCtctcagcaatctcaagaaCTACCAGATTTGGAACCATCGTCAGCTCCTGATGGACTACTACTATCctctcatcgaggaggataCTGCGACTGTTCGTCAACTGGCTCGTTCCGAGACGCAGTTCATCACAAAGATGCTGGAATCAGATGCCAAGAACTACCATGTATGGTCGTATCGCCAGTACCTCGTCTCCAAGTTGTCCATGTGGACTATGAGtgagcttctttccaccCAAAACCACATTGAGGAGGATGTACGAAACAACTCAGCTTGGTCGCACCGCTTCTATCTTGTCTTCTCAGACCCCACGGCTTCCACCCCTGGATCAGGACCTACAGAGCCAGACCCTCGCATTCCAGCAGAGACGATTGATCGAGAGATCAACTACTCCAAAGAGAAGATTGATCTAGCACCGCAGAACCAGTCTCCTTGGAACTATGTCTTTGCTGTTCTGACCAAAGGCTCTCGTCCCCTATCTTTCCTTAAAGAGTTTGCCGAGAAGTTTGTCACTGCACTGggagaggaagcagaagaggTCCGCAGTTCACATGCGCTTGATTTCTTGGCCAAATTGTacgatgaagagggtgacaaggaaaaggctgagcTTTGTCTACGGCGTCTTGGAGAGAAATGGGATCCTGTACGAGAGGGATACTGGAAATACCGTGTGACACTGCTGAAGAGCGGCCAGAGCGCAAAAGAATAG
- a CDS encoding acid phosphatase: MHSKTLSFSFLFGSVASEVIHGAVVFSRHGDRTTKWYGAQSLTSLGAEQNFQVGRDYRDRYLASESQYRILGISEDEYTPSQIFASAPDQGILMNTATAFLQGFYPPLADLDPEIASQTLNNGSESQAPLDGYQYVRLHTINDNSPDTIWIKGDDACPKYVTASKSFMKSDVFAQREEETKEFYEQFYDVLSDGVYNLRPENMTYKNAYNIFDLVNVARIHNSTSPARNVSNADLLQLRTLADSAELGQNWNESDPARAIGAETLSGAILNQLNETVTSEGKLKFSLFAGSYDTFLAFFGLADLLDVSPNFYGLPDYASTMAFELFTDDDRDSFPSNPEADLRVRWLFRNSTAGDLETYPLFGTGEDSLPWSKFVTEIEKRAITDVGDWCTKCGAEEDFCAAYKDDDESAEGESENKTSKKGGMSNAVAGVIGAMVTLGVVAIVGAAAFVIVRRKRTTPADEKSSIRSGSTDGNAAKV; this comes from the exons ATGCATTCCAAGACTCTTTCGTTCAGTTTCCTTTTTGGCAGTGTTGCCAGTGAAGTTATTCATGGCGCTGTAGTCTTTAGTCGTCATGGAGATC GCACTACAAAGTGGTACGGCGCTCAATCCCTTACTAGTCTCGGCGCAGAGCAGAACTTCCAAGTTGGAAGAGATTACCGTGATCGATATCTCGCTTCAGAGTCTCAATATCGCATCCTAGGCATTTCTGAGGATGAATACACACCTTCTCAGATCTTTGCTAGTGCTCCTGATCAGGGCATTCTCATGAATACGGCTACAGCTTTCCTTCAAGGATTCTACCCTCCTCTTGCGGATCTAGACCCTgagattgcttctcaaactctgaACAACGGCTCTGAGAGCCAGGCTCCTCTTGATGGATACCAATATGTTCGTCTTCACACTATCAACGACAATTCCCCAGACACCATCTGGatcaagggcgatgatgctTGTCCCAAATATGTCACTGCCTCAAAGTCCTTCATGAAGAGTGATGTCTTCGCTCAACGCGAGGAAGAAACTAAAGAGTTTTACGAGCAATTCTACGATGTTCTCTCCGATGGCGTCTACAACCTTCGTCCCGAGAACATGACCTACAAGAACGCATACAACATTTTCGACCTCGTCAATGTCGCTCGCATTCACAACAGCACCTCTCCAGCCAGAAATGTCTCAAACGCggaccttcttcagctccGCACGCTCGCTGACTCTGCGGAACTCGGCCAGAACTGGAACGAGTCTGATCCTGCTCGAGCCATTGGCGCTGAGACTCTTTCTGGTGCTATTCTTAACCAGTTGAATGAGACCGTTACTTCTGAAGGAAAGCTCAAGTTTTCTCTCTTCGCTGGAAGCTACGATACTTTCCTTGCCTTCTTCGGTCTTgcagatcttcttgatgtatCTCCCAACTTCTACGGTCTACCAGATTACGCATCTACCATGGCTTTTGAGCTCTTCACCGATGATGATAGAGACAGTTTCCCTTCAAACCCTGAGGCAGACCTTCGAGTTCGCTGGCTCTTCCGCAACAGCACAGCCGGCGATCTTGAGACGTATCCACTCTTTGGAACTGGCGAGGACTCTCTCCCTTGGTCAAAGTTTGTGaccgagattgagaagcgtGCTATTACCGATGTTGGAGATTGGTGCACCAAGTGTGGCGCCGAGGAAGATTTTTGTGCTGCGTacaaggacgatgatgagagtgcTGAGGGCGAGAGTGAGAACAAGACTTCCAAGAAGGGTGGCATGTCCAACGCCGTTGCTGGTGTCATTGGTGCCATGGTTactcttggtgttgttgctaTCGTTGGAGCGGCTGCCTTCGTTATCGTGAGACGCAAGCGAACTACccctgctgatgagaagagcagcATTCGAAGTGGTAGCACTGATGGGAATGCGGCTAAGGTTTAG
- a CDS encoding methionyl-tRNA synthetase yields MSMLVSLMPRSSVVSNCRAAPHIGHLYTMVLADVIKRWKQISGHEAYLATGTDEHGMKIQQAALGAEIPAKEFCDNNATKFKDLAEHANISHDFFIRTTDQEHKDVVQQFWLLLKARAPQGLGLYQGKHEGWYCVSDECFYPEDLVQSSISPQTGRKVTVSKESGNKVEWVEEKTWFFPLSKYKEKLLQFYDENPTWIQPADRMNEVRNWVRDHLEDLSVTRPAKRLNWGVKDPEDPNTTIYVWVDALVNYLTTSGFGTKWQVGDKDTGIWPADMHVVGKDIIRFHAIYWPALLMAAGLPLPKKILCHNHWTMSNRKMSKSVGNVVNPFFAVQRWGLDALRYFLMRNGNYKSDSDYANESIAAIYEKDLQANIGNLFNRIARVRKLAWSTTEAVEFAKAGRFENRGSFLPTESPHIFLSLEKSLQSLPEEIRTHMDQNQVNHALQHIFWLLQDTNRFVSETAPWKIVKEQDANARTRLNWVIYRSAEALRIAGILLQPVMPEKATQLLDGLGVKPERRTVVYARADADLDYGTEAAIVSQKPDAFSSMFPPVAGIELPDVEIVAGMEGPNNRLGRVVVALAQEAQKAREAEESGERWRIEQLRLKKLREKKVAETKE; encoded by the exons ATGTCAATGCTGGTCAGTCTGATGCCTCGTAGCTCTGTCGTGTCTAATTGCCGTGCAGCTCCTCATATTGGTCACCTGTACACCATGGTTCTGGCCGATGTCATAAAACGATGGAAGCAAATCAGCGGCCATGAGGCCTACCTCGCTACAGGCACAGACGAACATGGCATGAAGATTCAACAGGCAGCTTTGGGGGCAGAAATACCAGCGAAGGAATTCTGTGACAATAACGccaccaagttcaaagacCTCGCCGAACATGCCAACATCTCACACGATTTCTTCATCCGTACCACCGATCAAGAACATAAAGACGTTGTACAGCAGttctggcttcttctcaaggctcgCGCACCTCAAGGCTTGGGACTATACCAGGGGAAGCATGAGGGATGGTACTGCGTCAGTGATGAGTGCTTCTATCctgaagatcttgtccaGTCAAGCATTTCTCCTCAGACAGGGCGCAAGGTGACGGTCAGCAAAGAGTCTGGCAACAAGGTCGAGTGGGTCGAGGAAAAGACGTGGTTCTTCCCGCTGTCTAAATATaaggagaagctgcttcAGTTCTATGACGAGAACCCAACTTGGATTCAACCAGCTGATCGTATGAATGAAGTGCGCAACTGGGTACGAGATCATCTTGAGGATCTCTCCGTCACTCGCCCTGCGAAAAGACTGAACTGGGGAGTCAAGGATCCCGAAGATCCCAACACTACCATCTACGTTTGGGTGGATGCTCTTGTTAACTATCTGACCACGTCTGGATTCGGCACAAAGTGGCAGGTTGGTGATAAAGATACGGGAATATGGCCAGCAGACATGCACGTCGTCGGTAAAGACATCATTCGCTTCCACGCAATCTACTGGCCTGCTCTTCTCATGGCCGCAGGCCTTCCCCtacccaagaagatcctctgCCACAACCACTGGACCATGTCGAACCGCAAAATGTCAAAATCTGTCGGCAACGTCGTCAACCCTTTCTTCGCTGTTCAGCGCTGGGGTCTCGACGCTCTGCGATACTTCCTTATGCGGAATGGTAATTACAAGAGCGACTCGGACTACGCGAACGAATCTATCGCTGCTATTTATGAGAAGGACCTTCAGGCCAATATTGGCAACCTGTTCAACCGAATTGCTCGAGTCAGGAAGCTTGCTTGGAGTACAACTGAGGCAGTTGAATTTGCAAAGGCTGGAAGGTTTGAGAACCGTGGCAGTTTCTTGCCTACAGAAAGCCCTCATATCTTTTTAAGTCTCGAGAAGAGTCTGCAAAGCCTACCGGAGGAAATTCGAACCCACATGGATCAAAATCAAGTGAACCATGCCCTACAACATATCTTTTGGCTTCTCCAGGAC ACCAACCGCTTTGTTTCAGAAACTGCGCCGTGGAAGATTGTGAAAGAGCAGGACGCGAATGCGCGAACCCGCCTCAACTGGGTCATCTACCGATCCGCCGAAGCTCTGCGCATCGCAGGCATCCTTCTACAGCCCGTCATGCCCGAAAAGGCTACGCAGCTACTCGACGGTCTAGGTGTCAAGCCAGAGCGACGTACTGTCGTGTATGCTCGCGCTGACGCCGATCTCGATTATGGCACAGAAGCTGCTATTGTGAGCCAAAAGCCCGATGCCTTTAGTTCTATGTTCCCTCCTGTCGCGGGCATCGAGCTGCCTGATGTTGAAATCGTGGCTGGGATGGAAGGGCCAAACAATCGATTGGGTCGTGTGGTGGTGGCATTGGCGCAGGAGGCTCAGAAGGCTCgggaggctgaagagtctGGAGAGAGGTGGAGAATTGAACAGCTGAGACTAAAGAAGctgagagaaaagaaagtggCTGAGACGAAAGAATAG
- a CDS encoding mevalonate kinase, whose translation MPSVTPVMVNGLNGSHANGNGNSHGPASDSGSETSGDSSNGSARRRMKLSRKMSSPMAPPFMVSAPGKVIVFGEHSVVHGKAAIAAAISLRSYLHVTTLSKSKRTVSLRFADIGLVHTWNIDDLPWDTFQQPSKKKSYYSLVTELDPDLVAAIQPHIEVVSPNHPEEIRRVHHSSVSAFLYLFLSLGSPSFPPCLYTLRSTIPIGAGLGSSASVSVCLSAALLLQLRTLSGPHPDQPSEEARLQVERINRWAFVSEMCIHGNPSGVDNTVATQGKAVVFQRTDYSKPPTVRPLWDFPELPLLLVDTRQSKSTAHEVAKVAKLKQTHPKLVGTILDAMDKVTDAASELIHDTSFDSNSEADLSKVGELMTINHGLLVSLGVSHPRLERVRELVDHEGIGWTKLTGAGGGGCSITLLRPGVPTDKLQKLEEQLESENYAKFETTLGGDGIGVLWPAVLKNGTEEDDSGGMEIDLEKFLEAEGTEGVEKLVGVHGDTGEREGWKFWRVESQ comes from the exons ATGCCATCTGTGACCCCAGTCATGGTGAACGGGCTCAATGGCAGCCATGCCAATGGCAACGGCAACAGTCATGGCCCTGCCTCCGATTCTGGGTCCGAAACATCTGGCGACTCCAGCAATGGCAGTGCCCGTCGTCGCATGAAGTTGAGCCGCAAAATGTCTAGCCCTATGGCACCTCCTTTCATGGTATCGGCACCAGGAAAGGTCATTGTTTTCGGAGAACACTCTGTTGTCCATGGAAAG GCAGCCATTGCCGCAGCCATCTCACTGCGGTCATACCTTCACGTCACCACCCTCTCCAAGTCGAAACGTACCGTCTCGCTCCGGTTCGCTGATATCGGTCTCGTTCATACGTGGAATATTGACGATCTGCCATGGGACACATTCCAACAgccttccaagaagaagtcatACTACTCTCTCGTAACAGAACTCGACCCTGATCTTGTTGCGGCCATCCAACCACACATCGAAGTAGTCTCACCCAACCACCCAGAGGAGATTCGAAGAGTTCATCATAGCTCTGTCTCAGCTTTCCTCTACCTCTTCCTATCGCTAGGATCGCCATCCTTCCCTCCATGTCTATACACTCTCCGATCAACAATACCAATCGGTGCTGGCTTGGGCAGCAGCGCGTCAGTTTCAGTATGCCTTTCAgcggctcttcttcttcaactacGGACACTATCCGGCCCTCACCCAGATCAACCTTCGGAAGAAGCACGACTTCAAGTCGAACGAATCAACAGATGGGCATTTGTGTCAGAGATGTGTATTCATGGGAACCCTTCTGGTGTGGATAATACGGTTGCGACACAAGGTAAAGCCGTGGTGTTTCAACGGACAGATTACTCCAAACCACCGACGGTTCGACCTCTGTGGGATTTCCCTGAACTGCCTCTGTTGTTGGTGGACACTCGACAATCCAAGTCTACTGCACACGAGGTTGCCAAGGTTGCAAAGCTCAAGCAAACCCACCCCAAGCTTGTTGGCACGATCTTGGATGCGATGGACAAGGTCACGGATGCCGCTTCTGAGCTCATTCATGACACTTCTTTTGACAGCAATTCGGAGGCGGACCTCAGCAAGGTGGGCGAGCTGATGACTATCAATCATGGCCTATTAGTATCCCTGGGTGTTTCCCATCCACGCTTGGAACGAGTGCGAGAACTTGTCGACCATGAGGGTATTGGATGGACAAAGTTGACAGGCGCTGGCGGCGGTGGATGCTCAATCACACTTCTACGACCTGGTGTACCCACAGATAAGCTACAaaagcttgaagaacaacTAGAGTCCGAGAATTACGCCAAATTCGAGACGActcttggtggtgacggtATTGGCGTCCTTTGGCCAGCTGTCTTGAAGAACGGTACAGAGGAAGACGACTCGGGTGGTATGGagattgatcttgagaagttcttgGAAGCCGAGGGCACTGAGGGTGTCGAAAAGCTCGTCGGAGTACATGGCGATactggagaaagagaaggatggAAGTTCTGGCGAGTTGAAAGCCAGTAA
- a CDS encoding methionyl-tRNA synthetase has translation MRAFRFQSLQGARLIQSRLACQSNLSRLGCRAYAPTSQWRRSNSTESTGKEKPFYVTTPIFYVNAAPHIGHLYTMVLADVIKRWKQISGHEAYLATGTDEHGMKIQQAALGAEIPAKEFCDNNATKFKDLAEHANISHDFFIRTTDQEHKDVVQQFWLLLKARAPQGLGLYQGKHEGWYCVSDECFYPEDLVQSSISPQTGRKVTVSKESGNKVEWVEEKTWFFPLSKYKEKLLQFYDENPTWIQPADRMNEVRNWVRDHLEDLSVTRPAKRLNWGVKDPEDPNTTIYVWVDALVNYLTTSGFGTKWQVGDKDTGIWPADMHVVGKDIIRFHAIYWPALLMAAGLPLPKKILCHNHWTMSNRKMSKSVGNVVNPFFAVQRWGLDALRYFLMRNGNYKSDSDYANESIAAIYEKDLQANIGNLFNRIARVRKLAWSTTEAVEFAKAGRFENRGSFLPTESPHIFLSLEKSLQSLPEEIRTHMDQNQVNHALQHIFWLLQDTNRFVSETAPWKIVKEQDANARTRLNWVIYRSAEALRIAGILLQPVMPEKATQLLDGLGVKPERRTVVYARADADLDYGTEAAIVSQKPDAFSSMFPPVAGIELPDVEIVAGMEGPNNRLGRVVVALAQEAQKAREAEESGERWRIEQLRLKKLREKKVAETKE, from the exons ATGAGGGCCTTCAGGTTTCAGTCTTTACAAGGCGCTCGCCTAATACAGTCTCGATTGGCCTGCCAATCCAATTTGAGTCGGCTAGGATGTCGAGCCTATGCGCCAACCTCACAATGGCGCCGTTCGAATAGCACTGAGTCGACAGGCAAAGAGAAGCCATTTTATGTAACAACGCCAATCTTTTATGTCAATGCTG CTCCTCATATTGGTCACCTGTACACCATGGTTCTGGCCGATGTCATAAAACGATGGAAGCAAATCAGCGGCCATGAGGCCTACCTCGCTACAGGCACAGACGAACATGGCATGAAGATTCAACAGGCAGCTTTGGGGGCAGAAATACCAGCGAAGGAATTCTGTGACAATAACGccaccaagttcaaagacCTCGCCGAACATGCCAACATCTCACACGATTTCTTCATCCGTACCACCGATCAAGAACATAAAGACGTTGTACAGCAGttctggcttcttctcaaggctcgCGCACCTCAAGGCTTGGGACTATACCAGGGGAAGCATGAGGGATGGTACTGCGTCAGTGATGAGTGCTTCTATCctgaagatcttgtccaGTCAAGCATTTCTCCTCAGACAGGGCGCAAGGTGACGGTCAGCAAAGAGTCTGGCAACAAGGTCGAGTGGGTCGAGGAAAAGACGTGGTTCTTCCCGCTGTCTAAATATaaggagaagctgcttcAGTTCTATGACGAGAACCCAACTTGGATTCAACCAGCTGATCGTATGAATGAAGTGCGCAACTGGGTACGAGATCATCTTGAGGATCTCTCCGTCACTCGCCCTGCGAAAAGACTGAACTGGGGAGTCAAGGATCCCGAAGATCCCAACACTACCATCTACGTTTGGGTGGATGCTCTTGTTAACTATCTGACCACGTCTGGATTCGGCACAAAGTGGCAGGTTGGTGATAAAGATACGGGAATATGGCCAGCAGACATGCACGTCGTCGGTAAAGACATCATTCGCTTCCACGCAATCTACTGGCCTGCTCTTCTCATGGCCGCAGGCCTTCCCCtacccaagaagatcctctgCCACAACCACTGGACCATGTCGAACCGCAAAATGTCAAAATCTGTCGGCAACGTCGTCAACCCTTTCTTCGCTGTTCAGCGCTGGGGTCTCGACGCTCTGCGATACTTCCTTATGCGGAATGGTAATTACAAGAGCGACTCGGACTACGCGAACGAATCTATCGCTGCTATTTATGAGAAGGACCTTCAGGCCAATATTGGCAACCTGTTCAACCGAATTGCTCGAGTCAGGAAGCTTGCTTGGAGTACAACTGAGGCAGTTGAATTTGCAAAGGCTGGAAGGTTTGAGAACCGTGGCAGTTTCTTGCCTACAGAAAGCCCTCATATCTTTTTAAGTCTCGAGAAGAGTCTGCAAAGCCTACCGGAGGAAATTCGAACCCACATGGATCAAAATCAAGTGAACCATGCCCTACAACATATCTTTTGGCTTCTCCAGGAC ACCAACCGCTTTGTTTCAGAAACTGCGCCGTGGAAGATTGTGAAAGAGCAGGACGCGAATGCGCGAACCCGCCTCAACTGGGTCATCTACCGATCCGCCGAAGCTCTGCGCATCGCAGGCATCCTTCTACAGCCCGTCATGCCCGAAAAGGCTACGCAGCTACTCGACGGTCTAGGTGTCAAGCCAGAGCGACGTACTGTCGTGTATGCTCGCGCTGACGCCGATCTCGATTATGGCACAGAAGCTGCTATTGTGAGCCAAAAGCCCGATGCCTTTAGTTCTATGTTCCCTCCTGTCGCGGGCATCGAGCTGCCTGATGTTGAAATCGTGGCTGGGATGGAAGGGCCAAACAATCGATTGGGTCGTGTGGTGGTGGCATTGGCGCAGGAGGCTCAGAAGGCTCgggaggctgaagagtctGGAGAGAGGTGGAGAATTGAACAGCTGAGACTAAAGAAGctgagagaaaagaaagtggCTGAGACGAAAGAATAG
- a CDS encoding 60S ribosomal protein L38: MPQEVADIKKFIEICRRKDASSARIKKSQKTNNIKFKVRCQKHLYTLVLKDTDKAEKLKQSLPPNLQLTDVSKKAKKS, from the exons ATGCCTCAAGAGGTcgccgatatcaagaag TTCATCGAGATCTGCCGTCGGAAGGACGCCTCCT CCGCGCggatcaagaagagccagaagaccaacaacatcaagttcaaggtccGCTGCCAGAAGCACCTCTACACCTTGGTTCTCAAGGACACCgacaaggccgagaagctcaagcagaGCCTTCCCCCCA ACCTGCAACTCACCGATGtttccaagaaggccaagaagtcT